AATGAAGGTGAAGGTTTCAGATCAAACCCTTTAACGGCTCAGaatgaaaatatcacttttcaAAAAGTCATACTGGTAAATATCATTTAACACAAACTGGAGAACTGGACCAGGAAGCGTCTGCCTTACTGGGAACACTTCAGGGTTCCCCCCCAGAAGACCCACCACCACTGAGCCTGGCGGTGGGGTCATAAGGTCATCCGTCCACCAGGAGGCAGAAATGAGTAACAGCTGTTTATTTAAGACTCATTTAATCATCAGAAAAAAGCTTTACCTTTCATAACGAAGCAAGATTTTATAACAttctaaaaacagcagaaattctcaggaaaacatcaaaaaactacaaaagttaataaaaataagtgataagacagaaaatatgattaaaaacagcagaaagaacaattaaattaaactctTCAACTTCAGTATCATAATGTTGTCCATCAGAActcattttaatgttaaacaGTTCTATACAACCTATATATCTTTGTTCATCTGATGACTATTTTATCTCTGTGATTTGactaaatgtgtttaaattgtCCTTCTTGGGTTTCCATCCAGCTTTAAACTGACTTCAGGTTCTGCATCCTTCACACAGACAGACATTAgaagcagaaacacagaaactacTTTAGCAGGTTTCCTCCTATTTTACATCCAAATATTTACACAACAATGAAACTTCTCACTTTCTCTGCATCAATGCTAATTAATAAGTGGAATTATTGGTTTTAAActaatgaaaattatttatcatatttatgAGCTCGAAATGAAAAAACTGTCagatttctgaattttaaagcTCCAAATCAGGTGGAAAAAGCGTTAAATTTCCCAGGTGTTAAGGAGCCGTTGGTCTCCAATCAGAGTAAAACTTGGTTCTGATCTGCAGGATTCTTCAGAACCGATCCGGTTGGCGGGTCGTTAGCGGGCAGGAAGCGGCTGCATCTGCAGGGAGTCGTAGGTGTCTCTGGTGGCCGAGCTCAGACCCTGAAACCAGCCGATCAGTTAATCAATCAGCTGATCAGAGCGGATGCTGGACGGGTCGGAGCGGTCCGGTTGGTACTCACCTGGTAAACCTGCTCGTTCTTCCGCTGACGCtgcaaaaacaacagtttttaattCAACCGGTTCCAGAATCTCACAGAACATCATCGTGTTCAGACGCTCACCTCTCTCTTCACAGGAAGCTCTTTGTACGTCGGTTCTGATCGTTTCTGCAGGCCCTGaaatccagaaccagaaccagttagATAAACATCCAAGAGGTCactgtggttctgttctggtggGTTAGTTTGGTACCGTGTAGGTGGAGTCATCCGGCACCCTGCGGTTCTGAGAGACAGAATGAGAAGAAACAAGATGAAGCATCTGGACAGAACACCTTCAGAACCGGACTCAGACATCTGGACTTACTCGTCCTCGCTCCGGGTCGGTCATCAGCGGCTCGTAGGTGTCGCCTGTCGGTCTGCTGAGAGACTGAACACAAAATCACCATGAAGACGAATCTAAAGATAGAAATATGAGCTGCGACACCGAGAGGAGACGGACGGGAACTTACAGCGTAGGTTCCGTCCTCTGAGCCCTTTACTTTGGTTCTGAAGAACTGAAACACAGAAGGTCCAGAATAAGTTCTCCAAAGTCCAAAAAACAAAGagtcttaaagctgcagtacataacttttataaaaaaatctgtttttcacaCGTTTGTGATGACATTTTGTTATGAGgctgataatctgtgaaaagatcgaccTGCACCTGGAGATGATGTTAACGCagcaaaaacagccaatcagagccaggaggaggggcttagcgctgtcaatcatcctcatgtaatggcagaaaaacagcttactgttacaggaaaatgtttctggttttcctttttctacCAAACACTGGATGATTCAAGTCTTCAGGTTGGTGTTTTAATCTCAACCAGCCTGTTTTTTGAAGgatagttttgtttacagagacttcaggtttcattttatttgttgttttatttattttagatatttaaaatgtcttccagttccagtgctaAGTggtcattaaaattaaaagtttattgaactttaagaatgtgttcttgcattattattatcttgaaaatggtcttaaaTAACAATATATtggggggcgtgccgtggtggcgtagcggttagcgcgacccgtatttggaggccttgagtcctcgacgcggccatcgtcgggttcgactcccggacccgacgacatttgccgcatgtcttccctccgtttactgtcagcctactgtcatataagggacactagagcccacacaagaccccctggaggggtaaaaaaaaaaaaaaaaaaaaaattgatggtTTGACCCATCAGGTCAGTAGAACATGGAAACATGTTCCACCTGGTTCTGTTCCTGCTCAGGTTGGTTCTGGACCCACCTTCTCCTTGATGAACATGCCGGTGATGATGAGACCGTAGAGGCCCAGAAATCCGTCCAGGACGTAGCAGAGCTTGGGGTCAGAGTAGTCCAGCGCCTCTGTGGaggtcaacacacacacacacacacacaccgtcagtcaacacacacacacacacacacacacacacacccgcacacacacaccgtcagTCAGGGTCTGGCTGCAGCTGCtagcatgcgtgtgtgtgtgtgtgtgtgtgcgtgtgtgtgtgtgtgtgtgtgtgtgtgtgtgtgtgtgtgggtgtgtgtgtgtgtgtgagcgaggCTCAGCGGTTTcctcagctgcttcagctctcGCTGCGGCTCATTAGCTCACAGGTGTGTGTTGGAGTGTGGTTcagtgtgggcgtgtgtgtgtgtgtgtgtgtgtgtcagtcaAACTGAGAGATGCAGCAGAGGCAACCTTCATCTCAGAAACCTCAGCAGGGTTTCAGAGGAGCTCGTCTCTGAACTGAAACAAGCTAAACTAAATCCGAGACCAGAGCAAAGACGGCCGAACAGAACCACAGCGGTTCTGTCTGAGCAAACAAGACCGGAGAGAAAGCGACCCAATCTGAGATGGGACCAGAACCTCCGACTTGTCTAGTTAGAGGGGAAAACTcacatttctaacatttttgtgtttctgctgcttctgaaaacaacttaaaaaaacatccagctgttttttAGCCGCAGCTTCaggtttttggtgtctggaaaatgagacGTTTCAAAATCCTTCAGCAGGCAgtgccctgttacctagcaaccccagcggaactctgccctgttacctagcaaccccagcggaactctgccctgttacctagcaaccccagcggaactctgcccgttacctagcaaccccagcggagCTCCAGATCGTTTGTTGTCGACGTGCCACTTGCTGTGTtctggttggttgtgcagggggctccactaatgcttttcaaagaggCATGGTTGCATAATTGTGCGTCTGTTTGCAGGCCCCCTGTGGCCGACAGCAGCTTATATGGACTTAAAGTGACAAAACGCCCAAAACTGACTCAAATCTAATATCAGGAACAATTTAGTGCACGAaatgtaaaaaccaaaaacctctgaagacgatTAGAGAAGTTCTTAAAATAagtgacttcctgtttgcttttAGAAACgttcctcttcttctctgtgTTGGAGAAAACGCGGCGGGCGGACGACCTCATGAACAGTCGATCTCTGCCGGTTCCAGGAAGGTTTATCTCAATCTGTCATCTTTGctcacagaaatataaaaactgtcagAGCAGCACCGCCGGTCCTCCATCGCGTCGTCATGACAACGGCAACGTTGAGCAGATCGTCGGGGTCTCTAGCGGGCCGAGGCGACCAGATAAGAGCGAGTAGCAGGAAGTGTGTGATCTGACGACAGTTTCACATGTAAGTGACACTAAACTCTCTGAAGCTGCCAGTCGGCTCAGGACAGGATTTCTAATATTTCTGCactaaacagaaaacagacgAGAATCAAAGTTTCTGTGgatgatgaataaaaatcctCCCGACGCTCgatgtggaaaacatttcaacaagCAGATATGAGACggaaaataacaacaaaaagagagaaattaatCTCTAAACGTGGTTTTTATCTTCTAAAAGGAGCCGAGACgttaaatgtttcagcttttGGTGTTTTAGTTggtaaaagttaaaaacatcagaaataagatataaaaccaaaaaccaaTCAAAGTTTAAACTATAAACAATATGTAGAAATATGTCAAcagaaagaataataataataaaatatcatgagggaaattaagactttttaaggttttacactgaaaataatcatttttaatgttttttgcttttttaaataaaccctGACTTGGTTTTGTTCAAagccaaaattaaaacaaattaaatttaaaaaaccttttttatctttttactttgtgctatttctgttttctggtggtttgaagctgttGGAAGGTTCTGGTCAATAAagattatttgattaattaattgatttaatttttgtctttttttaacataaatgttCCTTCAACTTCTCACTTCTGGACTTTCAGCGTTTGGAGTAAAAACTGcgtccagaaccagaaaaatatttactaaaactGTTAGTATATCCTACTTTTTTAGTTAGATTAATAACTAAACTACCtaataatttaattacattttatttacagtgtaGATTAAATAAAGTTGCTAAAACTAAACAGAGTAAAGATCGTTTTTATTTCCCATCCAGGCCGTTTGGACCATCTTTgaaaattcctaaaaaaaactgagctaatttttatattaattttattttgtatttatttagagaaataaaactaaaaataaaaataaaaatcagaagtaTGAGTTAGTtcgtttttttctctttgctaatgaaataaattaaagtctAAGGTGAATTTTCCCTCTTTGACCTGATTTCTGTTGAAACTCGTTTctgccaaaacaacaaattaaatcaatatttttgctgaacaatataaaagtttaaaggcAGAAATGCTGTAAAATCATCACATTATTTGGAAATTTACCCGTTATTTGAAGTTTTCCTGTAAGTTTGAAAGACGatgttaaaatggaaaaaatgtgagaaaattaaACTTTCTTGGATCAgaagttaaattaatttttttcagtgtcatcagtttgttttattaataaaaacaaacgcaaaaagtatattttatttctgttgtaaaATTGAGCAAGAAATTAAAGTTGTGATATTTGATCTGGtttaaaatgatcaactttttatttttaaagtgcaaaacgttgatttgtttgtgttaaaagtttggattaaattagtttaatgtaaaataatgaaGGAGATTTTTAACAGTAACGGTTGATGCTTCATGTTTCCAAACGATTAAAGCCGCTCTGACGCTGTTCAGTGTTTACTGGTGACACTGGGTTTACTGGTGACACTGGGTTTACTGGTGACACTGGGTTTACTGGTGACTCTGGGTTTACTGGTGACTCTGGGTTTACTGGACATGACGATgcgtttctgttttcttctcctgacggtggaaacagaacaaagtttccactgaaccagaacctgatGAAGATCATCTGCAGATGTAAACACTCAGTGGAAACGACGGATCATTTCTTTCAGCGTTTCTTCATGAATCATCGTTTCTCTGCAGATCAACGTTTCCAGGCTGAGTTTCCATCACAGCAGGGGTTCCCTGCATGTCGGATCCTCAGCTGTTGGCCGGATAAAGTCGGTAAAATCGAGTCAAACTTTGACTGCAGAGCTTCAGGCTGAATTCATTAACACCTGCTGAGAAAAGCTTCAGAGTTCAGAAACGGCTTCCTGAACGAAACAACATTCGGCCTGTTGCAACAcgtgtgaaaacataaaaatgattttatctgAAGCCCCTCGTCTCAATCAAAGAGACGCCGCATCGACAGAAAACCTTCAGCCTGAGCATCAAGACGCTCAGGCTGCATGTTGGGCGCAAAAACCAAGAAATGTAGAAAATCAGAAAGAGAAACGTCAGTTCAGCAGAAATGATGGAAACTATTTATTTCCAGCAGATGAACAGATTATTCTCCAGTTTTTATAGTTAGGATCCATTTGTGATCgt
This region of Xiphophorus hellerii strain 12219 chromosome 24, Xiphophorus_hellerii-4.1, whole genome shotgun sequence genomic DNA includes:
- the cd247 gene encoding T-cell surface glycoprotein CD3 zeta chain; translated protein: MELQNRVLGLLVLASLLPSAEALDYSDPKLCYVLDGFLGLYGLIITGMFIKEKFFRTKVKGSEDGTYASLSRPTGDTYEPLMTDPERGRNRRVPDDSTYTGLQKRSEPTYKELPVKRERQRKNEQVYQGLSSATRDTYDSLQMQPLPAR